Proteins encoded together in one Pantoea sp. CCBC3-3-1 window:
- a CDS encoding 1-propanol dehydrogenase PduQ yields MNGFTIKPRIQYGPDALSTLNDLPAQKVLLVTDRTMMKFGLVERITELWERRAIPFRIWDEVVPDPDIATIVRGMKVMEADSPDLVVALGGGSVIDAAKAMIYVLHQLRPDSALPCFVAVPTTSGTGSEVTSFSVVKSGVEKLVLVDALMLPDIAILAPELVTSVPPAITADTGMDVLCHAVEAFVSRHASDFSDAMAEKAVGLVFSHLADCWRQGDNLLAREKMHNASCMAGIAFTNASLGITHSLAHALGGMFGIPHGRANTLLMTQVIAFNADYYGQCATHAAQRYACLARLLGLPAATPREGVHSLLLAIKALKEELQFPCAIRDTSIDAAQFEQQLPQMVAQALRDNCTAGNPVTPHAAQLNAIYRAAWDGSNGESVNAFHHH; encoded by the coding sequence ATGAATGGATTTACGATCAAACCCCGCATTCAGTACGGTCCTGATGCGTTGTCCACGCTAAATGATCTGCCTGCGCAAAAGGTACTGCTGGTGACGGATCGAACAATGATGAAGTTTGGCCTGGTCGAACGCATCACCGAGCTGTGGGAACGACGAGCAATACCTTTTCGCATCTGGGACGAGGTGGTGCCCGATCCGGATATCGCCACCATCGTACGCGGCATGAAAGTGATGGAGGCTGACTCTCCCGATTTGGTTGTTGCTCTGGGAGGGGGATCGGTCATCGATGCGGCTAAAGCGATGATTTACGTTTTGCATCAGCTGCGCCCGGATAGCGCGCTCCCCTGTTTTGTGGCTGTTCCTACCACCAGCGGTACGGGTTCCGAAGTGACATCATTTTCCGTAGTGAAATCAGGCGTTGAGAAACTGGTGCTGGTCGATGCGCTGATGCTGCCCGATATCGCCATTCTTGCCCCCGAGCTGGTGACCTCTGTTCCTCCGGCGATCACCGCAGATACCGGTATGGACGTTCTGTGCCATGCGGTAGAAGCCTTTGTCTCTCGCCACGCCAGTGATTTTTCTGATGCCATGGCGGAAAAAGCGGTAGGCCTGGTGTTCAGTCATCTTGCTGACTGCTGGCGCCAGGGCGACAACTTACTGGCACGTGAAAAAATGCATAACGCGTCCTGTATGGCAGGCATAGCCTTCACCAATGCGTCGCTGGGGATCACCCACAGCCTGGCACATGCGCTGGGCGGCATGTTTGGCATACCGCATGGGCGGGCCAACACGCTGCTGATGACGCAGGTAATTGCCTTCAACGCCGACTATTACGGTCAGTGCGCAACCCATGCGGCACAGCGATATGCCTGTCTCGCCAGATTGTTGGGTCTGCCAGCTGCAACACCCAGGGAAGGCGTCCACAGCCTGTTGCTTGCCATTAAGGCGCTAAAAGAAGAACTGCAATTTCCTTGTGCTATCCGGGATACCAGCATCGACGCCGCACAGTTTGAACAGCAATTGCCCCAAATGGTTGCGCAGGCGCTGCGGGATAACTGCACGGCAGGCAATCCGGTAACACCGCACGCCGCCCAGCTTAATGCGATTTATCGCGCAGCCTGGGATGGAAGCAACGGAGAGTCAGTTAACGCTTTTCATCATCATTGA
- a CDS encoding BMC domain-containing protein, which translates to MSDALGLIETKGLVACIEAADAMCKAANVELIGYENVGSGLVTAMVKGDVGAVKAAVDSGVDSAQRIGEVVTSLVIARPHNDINKIVARYKVAESQGKAS; encoded by the coding sequence ATGAGTGATGCATTAGGTCTGATTGAAACCAAAGGTCTGGTGGCCTGCATTGAAGCGGCAGATGCCATGTGTAAAGCCGCCAACGTCGAGCTGATCGGTTATGAAAATGTCGGCTCCGGGCTGGTTACTGCCATGGTGAAAGGCGATGTGGGCGCGGTAAAAGCCGCTGTCGATTCCGGCGTGGATTCAGCGCAACGTATTGGCGAGGTCGTGACTTCGCTGGTGATCGCCCGTCCCCATAATGACATCAACAAAATCGTCGCCCGCTACAAGGTGGCGGAATCACAGGGAAAAGCATCATGA
- the cutC gene encoding choline trimethylamine-lyase, which translates to MTHNTLTPRVKVLAERLLSHKGALCAEYTATSGALLNDIAGVPASVKPARRFYELIRHLPTDIRPDELITGNPTGTPRGAICHDESETRRDSVLTFLNLNNELASPDYMLIIDKGVVAIKEQLEAEARKLGSAVSRSDLDGMNTCRAAIYACDALLMLAQKLADRAGTLAESETNPWRQAELLESAVLLRHVPAYPASSFKEACQAFYLFQLALLLDNGSYAVNPCGADKALLPWYQQDIASGKLNSQQASEIVECLWLKLAELSEARAPCDIDGYPMFDALLHGARLDDDLIINPLSALFLSAHQKLGELNLTVRLFHGKAAIPPLRNPFEQGDVKEMEGLTPRLQRLRHRYLQARPSVSIHRALAFTEVTKNNPGLPVILLRAKAFRRACETAPILIQDEELIVGHPCGKARAGAFSPDIAWRWVRDELDTMSTRPQDPFVISEEDKKTIREEIVPFWEGRSLDEICEAQYREAGVWAFSGETFVSDLSYHQINGGGDTCPGYDVLLFTKGMNGIKADAEAHLARLSMENPEDIDRIYFYKAAIETCTGVVNYAGRIARQARELAEREQNAERRAELLAIAQVNENVPANPPATLQEALQSIWTLESLFEVEENQTGLSLGRVDQYCYPLYEADIREGRLTRETALELLQAFIIKCAELMWMSSEAGAKYFAGYQPFINLTVGGQKRSGGDACNELTYLIMDAVRFVKVYQPSLACRIHNQSPQQYMEKIVEVVKAGMGFPACHFDDSHIKMMLRKGFDFEDARDYCLMGCVEPQKSGRIYQWTSTGYTQWPVAIEFVLNRGRMVLFDSHQGLDTGDLNQLTTYEAFDAAVKKQVAHIVRLSAIGTVISQRVHRDVAPKPLMSLLVEGCMESGKDVAAGGAVMNHGPGLIFSGLATYVDSMAAIRKLVYEDRKYTLAEIRDALLANFAGFEALRRDCLNAPKYGNDDNSVDRYALDITEWTEKECRKYKMLYSTLSHGTLSISNNTPIGELTNATPNGRLAWMPLSDGISPTQGADKYGPTAIIKSVSKMNVETMNIGMVHNFKFLKGLLDTPEGRNGLITLLRTASILGNGQMQFSYVDNDVLKKAQHEPEKYRDLIVRVAGYSAYFVELCKEVQDEIISRTVIEKF; encoded by the coding sequence ATGACCCACAACACCTTAACGCCACGCGTCAAAGTGCTGGCAGAGCGCTTACTCTCACATAAAGGCGCGCTTTGTGCTGAATATACAGCTACGTCAGGTGCATTGCTGAATGATATCGCGGGCGTACCTGCCTCGGTAAAACCCGCGCGCCGCTTCTATGAACTGATACGCCATTTACCGACAGATATCCGCCCGGATGAACTGATTACAGGTAATCCAACAGGCACACCCCGTGGCGCAATCTGTCACGATGAAAGCGAAACGCGGCGTGACTCAGTGCTGACATTTCTTAATTTGAATAATGAGCTCGCCTCACCAGATTACATGCTGATTATTGATAAAGGTGTGGTGGCGATTAAGGAACAGCTGGAAGCGGAAGCCCGTAAGTTGGGCAGCGCGGTGAGCCGCAGCGATTTGGACGGCATGAACACCTGCCGTGCCGCGATTTATGCCTGCGATGCTCTGCTGATGCTGGCGCAGAAGCTGGCAGATCGGGCCGGGACACTGGCAGAAAGCGAAACCAACCCCTGGCGCCAGGCCGAACTGCTTGAAAGTGCTGTGCTTTTACGGCATGTGCCCGCATACCCAGCCAGTAGTTTCAAAGAGGCATGTCAGGCTTTTTACCTGTTTCAGCTGGCGTTGTTACTGGATAACGGCAGCTATGCGGTCAATCCTTGTGGCGCAGATAAAGCTTTGCTGCCGTGGTATCAACAAGATATTGCCAGCGGCAAGCTAAACAGCCAGCAGGCCAGTGAAATTGTGGAGTGCTTATGGCTGAAACTGGCTGAACTTAGCGAAGCCCGTGCGCCATGCGATATCGATGGCTATCCCATGTTTGATGCCTTGCTGCACGGTGCTCGCCTTGATGATGACCTCATTATCAACCCGCTGTCAGCCCTGTTCCTCAGTGCTCACCAGAAACTGGGCGAACTCAATCTGACCGTACGTTTATTTCATGGCAAAGCCGCAATACCCCCCCTTCGTAATCCTTTTGAACAAGGCGACGTGAAGGAAATGGAAGGCCTCACACCGCGCCTGCAAAGGTTGCGCCATCGCTATTTGCAAGCCCGGCCGAGCGTCTCCATTCACCGCGCGCTGGCCTTTACCGAAGTGACGAAAAACAATCCCGGTTTACCTGTCATTTTGCTGCGTGCAAAAGCCTTTCGCCGCGCCTGTGAAACGGCGCCGATCCTGATTCAGGATGAAGAACTGATTGTTGGTCATCCCTGTGGTAAAGCGCGTGCTGGGGCTTTCTCACCGGATATCGCATGGCGATGGGTGCGTGATGAACTCGATACGATGAGTACACGTCCACAGGACCCCTTCGTCATCAGTGAAGAAGATAAGAAGACCATTCGCGAAGAGATTGTTCCCTTCTGGGAAGGCCGCTCGCTCGATGAGATCTGTGAAGCGCAGTACCGTGAAGCCGGTGTGTGGGCATTTAGCGGGGAAACCTTTGTCAGCGATCTCTCTTATCATCAGATCAATGGCGGGGGGGATACCTGTCCGGGATACGACGTACTGCTGTTCACTAAAGGCATGAACGGCATCAAAGCCGATGCCGAAGCGCACCTTGCCAGACTCAGCATGGAGAATCCTGAAGATATCGACAGGATCTATTTCTACAAAGCGGCCATTGAGACCTGTACCGGCGTGGTGAATTACGCCGGACGCATTGCGCGGCAGGCTCGCGAACTGGCGGAGAGAGAGCAGAATGCGGAGCGCCGCGCGGAGCTACTGGCGATTGCCCAGGTTAATGAAAACGTTCCGGCAAACCCTCCGGCGACGTTACAGGAAGCGCTGCAAAGCATCTGGACCCTTGAATCCCTGTTTGAAGTAGAAGAGAACCAGACTGGCCTGTCGCTGGGGCGTGTCGATCAGTATTGCTATCCCCTGTATGAAGCCGATATCCGTGAAGGCCGTTTAACCCGAGAAACCGCACTGGAATTACTACAGGCTTTCATTATCAAGTGCGCCGAACTGATGTGGATGTCCAGCGAGGCTGGCGCGAAATATTTTGCGGGCTACCAGCCTTTTATCAATCTGACCGTAGGCGGCCAGAAGCGCAGCGGTGGAGATGCCTGCAACGAATTAACCTACCTGATTATGGATGCGGTGCGGTTTGTTAAAGTGTATCAACCTTCACTGGCCTGCCGGATACACAACCAGTCTCCACAGCAATATATGGAAAAAATCGTCGAGGTGGTGAAAGCCGGAATGGGCTTCCCGGCCTGCCATTTTGACGACTCTCATATCAAAATGATGTTACGCAAGGGTTTCGACTTTGAAGATGCCCGCGATTACTGCCTGATGGGCTGTGTGGAACCGCAAAAATCTGGCCGTATCTATCAGTGGACCTCTACGGGCTACACACAATGGCCTGTGGCTATTGAGTTTGTACTCAACCGTGGGCGCATGGTGCTGTTTGACAGCCATCAGGGGCTGGATACCGGTGATTTGAACCAGCTCACTACCTATGAAGCTTTTGACGCTGCGGTAAAAAAACAGGTAGCCCATATTGTTCGCCTCTCTGCCATCGGCACGGTAATCAGCCAACGGGTACATCGCGACGTTGCACCAAAGCCTTTGATGTCATTGCTGGTGGAGGGTTGTATGGAAAGCGGTAAAGATGTCGCCGCTGGCGGTGCAGTGATGAACCACGGTCCCGGACTGATCTTTTCTGGTCTGGCAACTTATGTCGACTCTATGGCCGCGATCCGCAAACTGGTTTATGAAGATCGTAAATATACGCTGGCAGAAATCCGCGATGCCCTGCTGGCTAATTTTGCAGGCTTTGAGGCACTACGCCGCGATTGTCTTAATGCGCCAAAATATGGCAACGACGATAACAGCGTCGATCGGTATGCGCTGGACATTACGGAATGGACGGAAAAAGAGTGCCGTAAATACAAAATGCTCTATTCCACCCTTAGCCATGGCACATTATCGATTTCTAATAATACCCCCATTGGCGAACTGACTAACGCTACCCCAAATGGCCGGCTGGCCTGGATGCCGCTTTCCGATGGCATCAGCCCGACACAAGGTGCGGACAAATACGGGCCAACGGCAATCATAAAGTCAGTGAGCAAAATGAATGTGGAAACGATGAATATTGGCATGGTCCATAATTTCAAATTCCTTAAAGGGTTGCTTGATACACCGGAAGGTCGTAACGGACTGATCACGCTATTGCGTACCGCCTCTATCCTGGGGAACGGACAAATGCAGTTTAGCTACGTTGACAACGACGTACTGAAAAAGGCTCAGCATGAACCAGAGAAATACCGTGATTTGATTGTTCGCGTGGCGGGATATAGCGCTTACTTTGTTGAGTTATGTAAGGAAGTGCAGGATGAAATTATCAGCCGTACCGTTATTGAAAAATTCTGA
- a CDS encoding phosphate propanoyltransferase: MMDRLLREKIATLLKAAEHQIPVGISNRHVHLSSEDIEKLFGPGYRLQPLKPLHQPGQFAAQECVTVVGPKRSLNNVRVLGPVRPVTQLEISRADCFALGIKAPVRESGSLENAGNALLVGPVGHVELRSQVICAWRHIHMSPKDAERFGVINGQKVKVSSTGERGLVFDQVVVRVRDDFALECHIDTEEANAAGLKNGMQVSLLK; the protein is encoded by the coding sequence ATGATGGACAGGCTGCTGAGAGAAAAAATCGCCACGTTGTTAAAGGCTGCTGAACACCAGATTCCGGTCGGTATCTCAAACCGCCATGTCCATCTCTCTTCAGAGGATATTGAAAAATTATTTGGTCCCGGATACCGATTGCAACCGCTGAAACCTCTACATCAGCCAGGGCAGTTTGCCGCCCAGGAATGCGTTACGGTCGTGGGCCCTAAGCGCTCACTGAACAACGTTCGGGTGCTTGGCCCGGTCAGGCCGGTGACGCAACTTGAAATATCCCGGGCAGACTGTTTTGCCCTTGGTATCAAAGCGCCAGTGCGGGAGTCCGGCAGCCTGGAAAATGCAGGTAACGCGCTACTTGTGGGTCCTGTGGGGCATGTTGAACTGCGATCGCAGGTGATTTGTGCCTGGCGGCATATTCATATGTCACCAAAAGATGCCGAACGCTTTGGCGTAATTAACGGCCAAAAGGTGAAAGTCAGCAGCACGGGCGAACGCGGGCTGGTCTTTGATCAGGTCGTGGTGCGCGTCAGAGATGATTTTGCGTTGGAATGTCATATCGATACCGAAGAAGCCAATGCTGCCGGACTGAAAAATGGCATGCAGGTTTCGTTACTGAAATGA
- a CDS encoding BMC domain-containing protein, protein MGDALGLIETKGLVACIEAADAMCKAANVELIGYENVGSGLVTAMVKGDVGAVKAAVDSGVESAQRIGEVVTSLVIARPHNDINKIVIKHKA, encoded by the coding sequence ATGGGTGATGCATTAGGTCTGATTGAAACCAAAGGTCTGGTGGCCTGCATTGAAGCGGCAGATGCCATGTGTAAAGCCGCCAACGTCGAACTGATCGGCTATGAAAATGTCGGCTCCGGGCTGGTTACTGCCATGGTGAAAGGTGATGTGGGCGCGGTAAAAGCCGCTGTCGATTCCGGCGTGGAGTCAGCTCAACGTATTGGCGAGGTGGTGACCTCGCTGGTGATTGCCCGTCCCCACAATGACATCAACAAAATCGTGATCAAACACAAAGCGTAA
- a CDS encoding FidL-like protein, producing MIHYPRSFFVFSLVIFLTASGVYIWQKSSSENTGVMSCSTKVIMHFEDMKTENINGMVHIDFAARGKGSLVVEGYTDSDAGWLYLQRYVKFNYTTKRISSGARNYRISQWEASASSIDESPDIIFDYFMREMSDSHEGLFLNAQKLSGDAILLSSLSSPLYICTLKPGSKFD from the coding sequence ATGATACATTACCCGCGCTCTTTTTTTGTGTTCTCCCTGGTTATATTTCTTACTGCATCAGGCGTATACATATGGCAAAAATCCTCTTCAGAAAACACGGGGGTAATGAGCTGTTCAACAAAAGTAATTATGCACTTTGAAGATATGAAAACGGAAAATATTAATGGTATGGTGCACATAGATTTCGCTGCGAGAGGTAAAGGTTCTCTGGTCGTTGAAGGTTACACGGACTCAGATGCCGGATGGCTCTATCTGCAACGTTATGTAAAGTTTAACTATACGACAAAACGTATTTCTTCTGGCGCACGCAACTACCGTATAAGTCAATGGGAAGCCAGTGCTTCTTCTATCGATGAGTCTCCGGATATTATCTTCGATTACTTTATGCGTGAAATGTCTGACAGCCATGAAGGGCTGTTTCTTAATGCGCAAAAGCTTAGTGGCGACGCGATTTTATTAAGTTCTCTCAGCTCACCACTCTATATCTGCACCCTAAAGCCAGGCAGTAAGTTTGATTAG
- a CDS encoding acetaldehyde dehydrogenase (acetylating) gives MIVLDNDLQSRQLARQLVQNAKQAQAILATFSQQQIDAIVKNVAQEAAKHAEPLAKIACEETGFGNWQDKVLKNHFASRHVYEAIKEMKTVGIIHDDPVKKVMDVGVPLGVICALVPSTNPTSTIIYKSLISLKSGNAIIFSPHPGARACSKKAIEIVQRAAEAAGAPAGSVSGVTELTLEATSELMHSKDVSLILATGGEGMVRAAYASGTPTISGGPGNGPAFIERSADIPLAVKNIIASKTFDNGVICASEQSVIVERCVLDEVQKEFKAQGAWFMNESEMTKMAALLLRPNGTINPQVVGKTACYLSQLAGFQVPETTRVLIAEQTTVSRKNPYSREKLCPVLGLYIEEDARAACRRVAELLNNEGLGHTLVIHTHNQDVIRQFSLEKPVNRILINTPAALGGIGATTNIQPALTLGCGAAGGGSSSDNVGPLNLLNIRKVAYGVRSIEELRTPADRQSQPQPASFQSNNASSILNDVRFTQSEPELTADDRFEQVTSEGDDNNASEITEQNVERLIRQVLQRLS, from the coding sequence ATGATTGTGCTGGATAATGATTTACAGTCCCGGCAGCTGGCACGGCAGTTGGTGCAAAATGCCAAACAGGCTCAGGCCATTCTGGCCACGTTTTCACAGCAACAAATTGATGCCATTGTTAAAAATGTGGCTCAGGAAGCGGCTAAGCATGCCGAGCCGCTGGCTAAAATCGCCTGTGAAGAGACCGGATTCGGTAACTGGCAGGATAAAGTCCTGAAAAATCATTTCGCTTCGCGGCATGTTTACGAAGCGATAAAAGAGATGAAAACAGTGGGCATTATCCACGACGATCCGGTGAAAAAAGTGATGGACGTTGGCGTCCCGCTTGGCGTGATTTGCGCGCTGGTTCCTTCCACGAACCCAACCTCCACAATTATTTATAAGTCACTGATTTCGTTAAAATCTGGCAATGCGATTATCTTTTCTCCTCACCCTGGCGCGCGCGCGTGCAGTAAAAAAGCCATTGAGATTGTTCAACGTGCGGCAGAGGCTGCCGGAGCCCCGGCAGGATCCGTAAGCGGCGTCACTGAACTGACGCTGGAAGCAACTTCTGAACTCATGCACAGCAAAGACGTTTCGCTGATCCTGGCTACCGGCGGTGAAGGGATGGTCCGTGCAGCCTATGCTTCCGGTACGCCTACCATCAGCGGTGGCCCGGGTAACGGTCCGGCCTTTATCGAACGCAGTGCAGACATTCCCCTCGCGGTAAAAAACATTATTGCCAGTAAAACCTTCGATAACGGCGTCATCTGTGCTTCTGAGCAGTCGGTTATTGTTGAGCGCTGTGTCCTGGACGAAGTGCAGAAAGAGTTCAAAGCCCAGGGTGCCTGGTTTATGAATGAATCCGAAATGACCAAAATGGCTGCCCTGCTGCTGCGCCCCAACGGCACGATTAACCCTCAGGTCGTCGGGAAAACAGCATGTTACCTGAGCCAGCTTGCTGGATTTCAGGTGCCCGAGACAACCCGTGTACTGATTGCTGAACAGACTACCGTATCCCGCAAAAATCCCTATTCCCGCGAGAAACTTTGCCCGGTACTGGGTTTGTATATCGAAGAAGATGCCAGAGCCGCCTGCCGCCGGGTGGCTGAATTGCTGAATAATGAAGGGCTGGGCCATACGCTGGTGATCCATACCCATAATCAGGACGTCATCCGCCAGTTTAGCCTTGAAAAACCCGTTAACCGCATCCTGATTAATACCCCAGCAGCGCTGGGCGGCATTGGCGCGACTACCAATATCCAACCGGCTCTGACGCTGGGCTGTGGCGCAGCAGGCGGCGGATCCAGTTCAGATAACGTCGGCCCGTTGAATCTGCTTAATATCCGTAAAGTTGCTTATGGCGTTCGCTCGATCGAGGAACTGCGTACTCCGGCTGACCGTCAATCTCAGCCCCAACCTGCGTCATTCCAAAGCAATAACGCCTCGAGCATTCTGAACGATGTCAGGTTTACCCAAAGCGAACCGGAGCTCACTGCGGATGACCGCTTTGAGCAGGTTACTTCCGAGGGGGATGACAACAATGCCAGTGAGATAACGGAGCAAAATGTAGAGCGTCTTATCCGCCAGGTTCTGCAACGTTTGAGTTAG
- a CDS encoding EutN/CcmL family microcompartment protein, which translates to MILARVTGHVVATQKCDELRGSNLLLISALDDDQQPIKDRTWVAVDQVGAGTHDIVLAEEYFALNKERYKAMSVVAIVEKVFRDR; encoded by the coding sequence ATGATCCTTGCCAGGGTAACCGGACATGTCGTTGCCACCCAAAAGTGCGATGAGCTGCGCGGCAGTAATCTTCTGCTGATTAGCGCACTTGATGACGACCAACAGCCGATCAAAGACAGGACCTGGGTTGCAGTCGATCAGGTTGGTGCGGGGACGCATGACATCGTCCTGGCGGAAGAATATTTTGCCCTCAATAAAGAGCGCTACAAGGCCATGTCCGTTGTTGCCATCGTCGAAAAAGTGTTCCGCGATCGCTAA
- the cutD gene encoding choline TMA-lyase-activating enzyme: MLNTQVLTGRIFNIQKYSIYDGDGIRTLIFFKGCNIRCPWCSNPEGLSTRFQVMFSRNKCIDCGECVRVCPAGVHSLVNENGHTKHVVDRNKECIGCRQCEQVCTRSALDITGKDVSVAELMEIIMQDYDFYLSSGGGVTIGGGEMSLQTDFAVALFSECKKMMINTAVETQGTTSLANYQKLAPITDTFLFDIKQINSEQHKSIFGVGNEGIRRNLEWLVDSGSEVIIRMPLVRGYNDSWEAITGAINYVQKLAARGNIRRIDILPYHQFGKNKYEKLDMIYPITTDPSYHDDELSRLEHFFSRFDFDIRVVRH; the protein is encoded by the coding sequence GTGTTGAACACACAGGTATTAACGGGCCGGATATTCAATATTCAAAAATATTCCATTTATGATGGGGACGGTATTCGTACGCTGATTTTTTTTAAAGGTTGCAATATTCGCTGTCCGTGGTGCTCAAACCCTGAAGGGCTGAGCACCCGGTTTCAGGTAATGTTCTCAAGAAATAAATGTATTGATTGCGGCGAATGCGTCAGGGTTTGCCCAGCCGGGGTACATTCACTGGTAAACGAGAATGGGCACACAAAGCATGTTGTTGACCGCAACAAAGAGTGTATCGGCTGTCGGCAATGTGAACAGGTCTGCACCCGCAGTGCTTTGGATATTACCGGAAAAGATGTCAGCGTTGCGGAACTGATGGAGATTATTATGCAGGATTATGATTTTTATCTTTCCTCCGGCGGTGGTGTCACTATCGGCGGCGGGGAAATGAGTCTGCAAACCGATTTCGCCGTGGCGCTTTTTAGCGAGTGCAAAAAAATGATGATTAATACCGCTGTTGAAACACAGGGAACCACCTCGCTGGCGAATTATCAAAAATTAGCACCAATAACTGACACTTTTTTATTTGACATTAAGCAAATAAACAGCGAACAGCATAAATCAATCTTTGGCGTAGGGAATGAGGGAATACGCCGTAATCTGGAATGGCTGGTGGACTCAGGAAGTGAAGTCATTATTCGTATGCCACTGGTTCGTGGTTATAACGACTCCTGGGAAGCCATTACCGGCGCGATAAATTATGTCCAAAAGCTGGCAGCACGCGGAAATATAAGACGTATTGATATTTTGCCCTATCACCAGTTTGGCAAAAATAAGTATGAAAAGCTCGACATGATTTATCCCATAACAACCGACCCCTCTTATCACGATGACGAGTTGAGCCGACTGGAGCACTTTTTCAGCCGTTTTGATTTCGATATTCGCGTGGTTCGGCATTAA
- a CDS encoding BMC domain-containing protein encodes MKEALGLIETKGLVACIEAADAMCKAANVELIGYENVGSGLVTAMVKGDVGAVKAAVDSGVEAAKRVGTVVTSRVIARPHNDIGKIAAQHRT; translated from the coding sequence ATGAAAGAAGCACTTGGTCTGATTGAAACCAAAGGTCTGGTGGCCTGTATTGAAGCAGCGGACGCCATGTGTAAAGCCGCCAACGTCGAGCTGATCGGTTATGAAAATGTCGGCTCCGGTCTGGTCACCGCGATGGTAAAAGGCGATGTGGGCGCGGTAAAAGCCGCTGTCGATTCCGGCGTGGAAGCTGCTAAGCGTGTCGGCACAGTCGTAACTTCACGCGTTATTGCCCGACCGCACAATGATATTGGAAAAATTGCGGCTCAGCACCGGACCTGA
- a CDS encoding BMC domain-containing protein, with the protein MKSLGVIETLGLVSAIQVIDVVCKSAEVSCIGYRKPGAGRVCVCFEGEIGAIKMAIERGIEVAGMHQKKVASLIIARPERCVVEMLAMLKGIPQIAQTAPPARVRESQTYSAPHAGELKMLAKKGKKGKKDDGQAAERKNRHVVKGC; encoded by the coding sequence ATGAAAAGTTTAGGTGTAATTGAAACACTGGGTCTGGTTAGTGCAATTCAGGTAATTGATGTCGTTTGTAAATCAGCGGAGGTCAGCTGTATTGGTTATCGCAAACCGGGTGCAGGGAGGGTTTGTGTTTGTTTTGAAGGAGAGATTGGCGCAATTAAAATGGCTATTGAACGAGGCATTGAAGTCGCAGGAATGCACCAGAAAAAAGTCGCCTCGCTGATTATCGCCCGACCGGAACGCTGTGTCGTCGAAATGCTGGCAATGTTGAAGGGAATTCCTCAAATCGCTCAGACAGCCCCGCCGGCAAGGGTTCGCGAGAGCCAGACGTATTCTGCCCCACATGCAGGCGAGCTAAAAATGCTGGCGAAAAAAGGAAAAAAAGGAAAAAAGGATGATGGACAGGCTGCTGAGAGAAAAAATCGCCACGTTGTTAAAGGCTGCTGA
- a CDS encoding winged helix-turn-helix domain-containing protein translates to MRYNINASLIYNAADGTLTLPGSDAPDTQLSLTTNALFLFLLENPHIISREEILKKIWDDNGLTSSSSNLNQYLSMLRKTFRYYGINNIILTVSRGNLQLNPEISVDIIEKTPEQTISQPRESEVLPQKQCISLSSPALPHFISWYRSGLILLGLSFIIMIMTLVTDRKLKPVTLTPLTSGQCHLLASKEMLSSIQEKTYTINFNTVRQALKIDCLPSQNFTFFYGDRLQTNGLGRVYLAHCTRNDDNPFSYCDSYFYYSWKP, encoded by the coding sequence ATGCGATATAACATTAATGCTAGCCTGATTTATAATGCAGCGGACGGAACATTAACATTACCGGGCAGTGATGCTCCGGATACCCAGTTATCTCTTACCACCAATGCACTGTTTCTTTTCCTGCTTGAAAACCCACACATTATCAGTCGCGAAGAAATACTAAAAAAGATTTGGGACGACAATGGCCTCACCTCTTCGAGCAGTAATCTCAATCAATATCTCAGCATGCTGCGTAAAACGTTTCGTTATTACGGCATTAACAATATTATTCTCACCGTTTCTCGCGGCAATTTACAATTAAACCCTGAAATTAGTGTTGATATAATTGAAAAAACGCCAGAACAGACGATTTCTCAACCCAGGGAATCAGAAGTTTTGCCACAAAAACAATGCATATCCCTTAGTTCCCCAGCTCTTCCACATTTTATTTCATGGTATCGCAGCGGCCTTATTCTTCTTGGTCTTTCCTTTATCATTATGATAATGACTTTAGTGACTGACAGAAAGTTGAAGCCTGTTACCTTAACGCCTCTGACATCCGGCCAGTGCCATCTGTTAGCCAGCAAAGAAATGCTCAGTTCCATACAGGAAAAAACCTATACGATAAATTTCAACACTGTTCGCCAGGCGCTTAAAATTGACTGTTTACCGAGCCAAAACTTTACTTTTTTTTACGGCGACAGGTTGCAGACCAATGGATTGGGAAGAGTCTATCTGGCGCATTGCACAAGGAATGACGACAACCCTTTCAGTTATTGTGATAGCTATTTTTATTACTCATGGAAACCGTAA